From the Pseudomonas sp. SORT22 genome, one window contains:
- a CDS encoding alpha/beta hydrolase yields MPASFQPDSLRASLTSLAARQPLSTQGQAYQRFYGLDLPAREEAPQSWLGRFDAAGFEVVGQVWLPAAPVATLILLHGFYDHMGLYRHVIDWALDQHYAVISCDLPGHGLSSGERASIDDFSAYQQVLHALFEQARSLELPQPWHLFGQSTGGAIVVDHLLHHGAQSPAQGEVILLAPLVRPRAWRWSKFSYRVLKPFVNGIERRFSENSNDPTFLPFLLADPLQPRRLPTAWVGALLDWVKRIEAAPLSPRQPLIIQGECDMTVDWPYNLKVLGEKFAAPRILMIPEARHHLANELPAIRARYFEFIDQRLG; encoded by the coding sequence ATGCCCGCGTCATTTCAGCCCGACTCCCTACGTGCCAGCCTGACCTCCCTGGCGGCGCGGCAGCCGCTGTCGACGCAGGGCCAGGCCTATCAGCGCTTCTACGGGCTGGATCTGCCCGCCCGCGAAGAGGCCCCGCAGAGCTGGCTCGGGCGCTTCGACGCCGCAGGTTTCGAGGTGGTCGGCCAGGTGTGGCTGCCGGCAGCGCCAGTGGCAACGCTGATTCTGCTGCATGGCTTTTACGATCACATGGGCCTGTACCGGCATGTCATCGACTGGGCGCTGGACCAGCACTATGCGGTGATTTCCTGCGACCTGCCGGGGCACGGGCTGTCCAGCGGCGAGCGGGCCAGCATCGATGATTTCAGCGCCTACCAGCAGGTGCTGCATGCGTTGTTCGAGCAGGCCCGCAGCCTTGAGTTGCCGCAGCCCTGGCACCTGTTCGGGCAGAGCACCGGTGGCGCCATCGTCGTCGACCATCTGCTGCATCACGGCGCCCAGAGCCCGGCCCAGGGCGAGGTGATCCTGCTGGCGCCGCTGGTACGGCCACGGGCCTGGCGCTGGTCGAAGTTCAGCTACCGGGTGCTCAAGCCGTTCGTCAACGGCATCGAACGGCGCTTCAGCGAGAACAGCAACGACCCGACCTTCTTGCCGTTCCTGCTGGCCGACCCGCTGCAGCCAAGGCGCCTGCCGACGGCCTGGGTCGGGGCGCTGCTCGATTGGGTCAAGCGTATCGAGGCGGCGCCGCTCAGCCCGCGCCAGCCGCTGATCATCCAGGGCGAATGCGACATGACCGTCGATTGGCCGTACAACCTCAAGGTGCTGGGGGAGAAGTTCGCCGCGCCGCGGATCCTGATGATCCCCGAAGCGCGGCATCACCTGGCCAACGAGCTGCCGGCGATTCGCGCGCGCTATTTCGAGTTCATCGACCAGCGCCTGGGCTGA
- a CDS encoding DUF6436 domain-containing protein, whose amino-acid sequence MPRSPLRTLLGLLLAALCGAGLWWAYDSFQSRYLRTFDNQTALFSGDRLQLPAGIAGPGPIRLVHFWDPACPCNVGNQQHLGELIEHFAPQGVEFYVVQKPGTRGQLPATLSALKPLGELPGAEHLPATPGVAIWDRNGQLAYFGPYSEGATCNSSNSFIEPILLALSQGRAVSATHTMAVGCYCPWQP is encoded by the coding sequence ATGCCCCGCTCGCCCCTGCGTACCCTGCTTGGCCTGTTGCTCGCCGCCCTCTGCGGCGCCGGCCTGTGGTGGGCCTACGACAGTTTTCAGAGCCGCTACCTGCGCACCTTCGACAACCAGACCGCGCTGTTCTCCGGCGACCGCCTGCAACTGCCGGCGGGCATTGCCGGCCCCGGCCCGATCCGCCTGGTGCACTTCTGGGACCCGGCCTGCCCGTGCAACGTCGGCAACCAGCAGCACCTGGGCGAGCTGATCGAGCACTTCGCCCCCCAAGGCGTGGAGTTCTACGTGGTGCAAAAACCCGGCACCCGCGGCCAACTTCCTGCCACCCTCAGTGCGCTCAAACCGCTGGGCGAGCTGCCCGGCGCCGAACACCTGCCGGCCACCCCCGGCGTGGCGATCTGGGACCGCAACGGCCAACTGGCCTACTTCGGCCCCTACAGCGAAGGCGCCACCTGCAACTCCAGCAACAGCTTCATCGAGCCGATCCTGCTCGCCCTGAGCCAGGGCCGCGCCGTCAGCGCCACGCACACCATGGCGGTGGGCTGCTACTGTCCCTGGCAGCCCTAG
- a CDS encoding sugar O-acetyltransferase, whose protein sequence is MSLSEKQKMLSGQLYHASCPQLQAEQIANKHWMQRYNNSAELLNEQRHGLLVEHFGKVGDGAVIRPPFYCDYGYNISVGTNVFMNFNCVILDVTPVSIGDDCQIGPAVQIYTADHPLDPALRRSGLESGRPVKIGGNVWIGGGAIILPGVTVGDNAVIGAGSVVTRDVPAGATVVGNPARVR, encoded by the coding sequence ATGAGTCTCAGTGAAAAGCAGAAGATGCTCAGCGGCCAGCTCTATCACGCCAGCTGCCCGCAGCTGCAGGCCGAACAGATCGCCAACAAGCACTGGATGCAGCGCTACAACAACAGCGCCGAGCTGCTCAATGAGCAGCGCCATGGTTTGCTGGTCGAGCATTTCGGCAAGGTCGGTGACGGCGCGGTGATTCGCCCACCGTTCTATTGCGACTACGGCTACAACATCAGTGTCGGCACCAATGTGTTCATGAACTTCAACTGCGTGATCCTCGACGTCACCCCGGTAAGCATCGGCGATGACTGCCAGATCGGCCCGGCGGTGCAGATCTACACCGCCGACCACCCGCTGGACCCGGCGCTACGCCGCAGCGGCCTGGAAAGCGGGCGGCCGGTGAAGATCGGCGGCAACGTGTGGATCGGCGGCGGCGCGATCATCCTGCCGGGGGTGACGGTGGGCGACAACGCGGTGATCGGCGCCGGCAGCGTGGTCACCCGCGATGTGCCGGCGGGTGCCACCGTGGTGGGCAACCCTGCGCGGGTGCGCTAG
- a CDS encoding penicillin acylase family protein, with protein MKRSLTFLAVVIAAAAGGGYWYVHGKLPQRQGEVTLSSLQAPVNVRYDARGVPHIQAQNEADLYRALGYVHAQDRLFQMEIIRRLARGELAEILGSKLVATDTLFRSLRIREQAELYVERQDKTSPAWLALQAYLEGVNAWQDSHPKPMEFDVLGISPRPFTAQDTISIAGYMAYSFAAAFRTEPALTYIRDQLGADYLKIFDLDWNPQGALASTPALAASDWQSLQQLAQLSQQALGDAGIPQYEGSNAWAIAGSRTRSGKPLLAGDPHISFAVPSVWYEAELSAPGFNLYGYHQALNPFASLGHNRDFGWSLTMFQNDDVDLIAEQVNPDNPEQVKINGQWQTLSQTHEQIAVKNEAPVDITLRRSPHGPIVNTVLGDMAGPTPIAVWWAFLETENPILDGFYQVNRADTLDKMRAAAAKIQAPGLNLIWANARGDIGWWAAAQLPIRPAGVNPGFILDGSTAQADKLGFYPFSANPQAQNPASGYIVSANFQPPANIPVPGYYNLADRGQRLNQHLADPQIKWDQQNSQALQLDTATDYGPRTLAPLLAVLREVAEGDQEKELVEQLAAWNGDYPVDSVSATLFNQFLYELAYAALHDELGDTWFQTLISTRAIDAALPRLAADVGSPWWGKQGSSEHGDRTAAVKQAWGNTLAHLRETFGNDPAGWQWGKAHTLTHNHPLGLQKPLNLLFNVGPFAAPGSHEVPNNLSAKIGPAPWPVTYGPSTRRLIDFADAGQALTINPVGQSGVLFDRHYGDQAKDYIEGRYHKAQMGVIPAQSTLKLVP; from the coding sequence ATGAAGCGCAGCCTGACCTTCCTCGCCGTGGTCATCGCCGCGGCCGCCGGCGGCGGTTACTGGTACGTGCACGGCAAGCTGCCGCAACGCCAGGGCGAGGTTACCCTGAGCAGCCTGCAGGCACCGGTCAATGTGCGCTACGACGCCCGCGGCGTGCCGCATATCCAGGCGCAGAACGAGGCCGACCTGTACCGTGCCCTGGGCTACGTGCATGCCCAGGATCGCCTGTTCCAGATGGAGATCATCCGCCGCCTGGCCCGTGGCGAGCTGGCCGAGATCCTTGGCAGCAAACTGGTCGCTACCGACACCCTGTTCCGCAGCCTGCGCATTCGCGAGCAGGCCGAGCTTTACGTCGAGCGCCAGGACAAAACCTCGCCCGCCTGGCTGGCCCTGCAGGCCTACCTTGAGGGCGTCAACGCCTGGCAGGACAGCCATCCCAAGCCAATGGAGTTCGACGTGCTGGGCATCTCGCCACGGCCCTTTACCGCCCAGGACACCATCAGCATCGCCGGCTACATGGCCTACAGCTTTGCCGCAGCGTTCCGCACCGAGCCTGCGCTGACCTATATCCGTGACCAGCTGGGCGCCGACTACCTGAAAATCTTCGACCTCGACTGGAACCCGCAAGGCGCCCTGGCCAGCACGCCAGCCCTGGCCGCCAGCGACTGGCAAAGCCTGCAGCAGCTTGCGCAGCTCAGCCAGCAAGCCCTGGGCGATGCCGGCATTCCCCAGTACGAAGGCAGCAATGCCTGGGCCATTGCCGGCAGCCGCACGCGCAGCGGCAAGCCGCTGCTGGCCGGCGACCCGCATATCAGTTTCGCCGTGCCATCGGTGTGGTACGAGGCGGAACTGAGCGCGCCCGGCTTCAACCTCTATGGCTATCACCAGGCGCTCAATCCCTTCGCATCGCTCGGGCACAATCGCGACTTCGGCTGGAGCCTGACCATGTTCCAGAACGATGACGTCGACCTGATCGCCGAACAGGTCAACCCCGACAACCCCGAGCAAGTGAAGATCAACGGCCAGTGGCAAACCCTGAGCCAGACCCATGAACAGATCGCAGTGAAGAACGAGGCGCCGGTGGACATCACCCTGCGCCGCTCGCCCCATGGGCCGATCGTCAACACGGTACTGGGCGACATGGCGGGCCCGACGCCGATTGCCGTGTGGTGGGCGTTCCTGGAAACCGAGAACCCGATCCTCGATGGTTTCTACCAGGTCAACCGTGCCGACACCCTCGACAAGATGCGCGCCGCGGCGGCGAAGATCCAGGCACCCGGGCTCAACCTGATCTGGGCCAACGCCCGTGGCGATATCGGCTGGTGGGCGGCGGCGCAGTTGCCGATTCGCCCTGCCGGAGTCAACCCGGGCTTCATTCTCGATGGCAGTACGGCGCAGGCCGACAAGCTCGGTTTTTATCCTTTCAGCGCCAACCCGCAGGCGCAGAACCCGGCCAGCGGCTACATCGTCTCGGCCAACTTCCAGCCGCCAGCGAACATACCGGTGCCGGGCTATTACAACCTGGCCGACCGTGGCCAGCGCCTGAACCAGCACCTGGCCGACCCGCAGATCAAGTGGGACCAGCAAAACAGCCAGGCGCTGCAACTGGACACCGCCACCGATTACGGCCCGCGCACCCTGGCGCCGCTACTGGCAGTGCTGCGCGAAGTGGCCGAGGGCGATCAGGAGAAGGAACTGGTCGAGCAACTGGCGGCGTGGAATGGTGACTATCCGGTGGACTCGGTCAGTGCCACGCTGTTCAACCAGTTCCTCTACGAACTGGCCTACGCGGCGCTGCACGACGAGCTGGGCGACACCTGGTTCCAGACCCTGATCAGCACCCGCGCCATCGACGCCGCATTGCCGCGCCTGGCGGCCGACGTCGGTTCACCCTGGTGGGGCAAACAGGGCAGCAGCGAGCACGGCGATCGCACCGCAGCGGTGAAGCAGGCCTGGGGCAACACCCTGGCGCACCTGCGCGAGACCTTCGGCAACGACCCGGCCGGCTGGCAATGGGGCAAGGCACACACCCTGACCCACAACCACCCATTGGGGCTGCAGAAGCCGCTCAACCTGTTGTTCAACGTCGGCCCGTTCGCCGCGCCGGGCAGCCATGAAGTGCCCAACAACCTGTCGGCGAAAATCGGCCCGGCGCCCTGGCCGGTGACCTATGGGCCATCGACCCGGCGCCTGATCGACTTTGCCGATGCCGGCCAGGCACTGACCATCAACCCGGTCGGGCAAAGCGGGGTGTTGTTTGACCGCCACTATGGCGACCAGGCCAAGGACTATATCGAGGGCCGCTACCACAAGGCGCAGATGGGGGTGATTCCGGCGCAGAGCACCTTGAAGCTGGTGCCTTGA